CAATTTACCGTCATCGGTTTTGACGATGATTTCTTTTCCGGTGACGCGTTCCACCGTGCCCGCGCGTTTCGCGAGAACGCACACGCCGGAGTCGCGGGCGGCGGTGTATTCCATGCCCGTACCGACGAGCGGCGCCTGCGTACGCAAAAGCGGTACCGCCTGACGTTGCATGTTCGCGCCCATCAAAGCGCGGTTCGCATCGTCGTTTTCAAGGAACGGGATCAAGGCCGTACCGACCGAAACGACCTGTTTCGGCGAGACGTCCATCAAATCCACGCGTTGCGGCGCGACTTCAATAACATCGGACTGCAAACGGCTTGCGACATGCGCATGCTCAAAGTGGTTATTTTCATCGAGCGGCTCGTTCGCCTGCGCCACGACGAGGTTTTCCTCGGCATCGGCGGTGACGTAACGTACTTCGCTCGTGACGGTGACATCATCGCCGTCATGTTTCACCACGCGATACGGCGTTTCAATCAAACCGTATTTATTGACTTTCGCAAAGTTCGCTAAGGACGAAATCAAGCCGATGTTCGGACCTTCCGGCGTTTCAATCGGACACATGCGGCCGTAGTGCGAATGGTGCACGTCGCGAACTTCAAAGCCCGCGCGTTCTCGCGAAAGTCCACCCGGTCCCAATGCGGAAAGACGACGTTTGTGCGTCAGTTCCGCCAGCGGGTTCGTCTGGTCCATGAACTGCGACAATTGGCTCGAACCGAAAAATTCTTTCAGCGCCGCTGTGACCGGACGAATATTGATCAGCATCTGCGGCGTCAGGTTGTCGATATCCTGCGTCGCCATACGTTCTTTGACGACACGTTCCATGCGGGTCAAACCGATGCGGAACTGGTTCTGCAACAGTTCACCGACGCAACGCAAGCGGCGGTTCCCCAAGTGGTCGATATCATCGACATGGCCGATGCCTTCCATTAAATTCAATAAATAGGAAATATTGGCGATCATGTCCGCCGGTTCAACGGTACGCAACGTGTCCGGAAGGTTCACGTTATTGCAAACGATTTTGACTTCCTGACGGTTTTCGCCTTCCCCTTTCAGGACATAGATTTCCTGCAGACCCGGAATGCGTTTCTGCGCGAGCGTTTTTTCTACACGACGCGCCGGCAACACGCCTTCAATAATGGCCTCGATGTCATTAGCGGGCATGCATTTGAACATGCCGCTGTCTTTAATCGCTTTCAGCTCTTTCTTGCCGACTTTCGTGCCTTCTTCCAAAAGCACTTCGCCGGTATTGATATCCACGAGAGTATCCACCAGCGTCTTGCCTTCGAGCTGACGCGCCCAGTCGGAGCCGGCATCGGAAAACATTTCGGAGGCCGCGATCTGTTCCAGTTCCTTGTTGCCGATCACGGTGCCTTCGGGCAAAACGACTTTACCCGTGTGCGGGTGAACCAACGGGCGCGCTAACGTCTGACCGAACAGACGGCCCTGCCAGCCTAATTTCTTACCTAATTTATAACGTCCGATATGCGCCAAATCATAGCGGCGCGGATCGAAGAACAGATTGTTGAACATCGAAGTCGCGCTGTCGATGGACGGCGGTTCGCCCGGACGCAATTTCTTATATATTTCAATTAACGCTTCTTCCTGCGAACGCGTCGGGTCTTTTTTCAACGTCTCCGCGATGCGCGGATCGTCACCGAAAAGATCCATGATTTCATCGTTCGTTTCAAAGCCCAGCGCGCGTACGAGAACCGTCGCCGGCAACTTGCGGTTACGGTCGATGCGAACGTGCACGATATCGTTGGCGTCGCTTTCGAGTTCAATCCAGGCGCCGCGATTCGGAATCACCGTGGAGCTGAACAGCGACTTACCCATCTGATCGATCGTGCCGCTGTAATATACGCCCGGCGAACGCACCAACTGACTGACGATGACGCGTTCCGCGCCGTTGATGACGAACGTACCGGTATCGGTCATCACCGGGAAGTCGCCCATAAATACTTCCGTTTCGGCGAGCTCACCCGTTTCGGCATTTTCCAGACGAACTTTCACGCGCAGCGGCGCCGCGAACGTCGCGTCGCGTTCCTTGCATTCGGCGATATCATATTTCGGTTCACCGAATTTGTAATCATCAAAATAAAGTTTTAATTTGCCGTCTTGATTATTGCCCCGTTCATTGCTTTCAATCGGAGAAATATCTTCAAAAATTTCCCGCAGTCCTTCTTCCTGAAACCACAGGTAGGAATTTCGCTGTAAATCGAGCAAGTGCGGCATTTGCAAGACCTCATTGATCTTGGCGTAGGTGTACCGTTTCCGCGTGCCCATATTTACCGGTTTGAACATGCACTTGTCACCCTTTCTGATATTGGCGTTATCGTGTCGTCTCGGCTATTCACGTGTCGTTTTCGAAAAATGACAATAAAAGCAAGGTTCCTTTTTGAACCTTGCTTTTGCATTTTTTGTACTGCGTCTCTCCTCTATCAGTCTCCACGATCATAATGACACTACTGCAATTAGTAATTTTATCATTGATTACAGAAAATGTCAATCAAAAGACGTAATACTCCATATTCAACTTTCGTAAGTGATTGTACCGCAAATTTCAAAGCCTGGCAAGTTAATTCCATTTTTTGCATGCACATGGTGCGTCCATTCTCTGGCGGCAAGAAAAAAGCCGTCACCGAGGTGACGGCTAAAGGGGAGCATATTATTATTGACCGGCGGTCAAGGTCGCCAAATTTTCACGCTGCAATTTAATGTAGTCGTAGCCCGCTTTTTCCTGCGCGACGGTCAAGCCTTCGATCGGATTCAACACGCGTACGACGGCTCCGGTTTCCGTGGCAATGGCTTCAGCCAAACGCGGATTGACGAGCTCTTCACTGTAAATCGTGCGCACATCATGTTCACGAATGAATTCGACCAGTTGCGCCATGCGGTCCGGCGTCGGTTCGGCATCCGCGTCAACACCCATGATGCCGACTTGCGTTAAGCCGTAGCGCGCGGCCAGGTAGCCGAACGCCTCGTGTGAAACAACGAGATTTTTATTCGCGAGCGACGAGAGCGCCGCATTCATATCCTTGTCGAGCGCCGCCAATTCGTCTTGGTATTTTTTCGCATTGGCGCGGTATGCGTCGGCATGCGCCGGATCGGCTTTCGCCAACGCGTCGGCGACGGCCGCCGCTTCCTTCATGACGTTTTGCGGATCCAACCACACGTGCGGATCCACGCCGCCGTGATGGTGGTGATGATGGTGGCCTTCCGCATGATGATCTTCATCGTGATGATCTTCATCGTGATGATCTTTGTCATGGTGATCGGCATCATGATCATGATCGTGATCATCGTCATCATGGTCCTCTGCCTTCAGCAGATCCAATCCATGACTCAATTCGACGACCATCGCGTCACGCGTAATTTCCTTCTTCAAAATCTGATCGGTCGGTTCCAAACCCGCGCCGTTGTAGAAAAAGACTTTCGCCTGACCGATTTTCTTCAAATCGCTCGCGGTCGGTTCCCAATCGTGCGGCTCCGCTCCCGGCGGCACCAAAAGCGTGACATCGGCGTGATCCCCCGCCACTTTTTTCACCACATCGTACACGGGGTACACGGTCGTTACCACCTGCAGTTTTCCCTGATTTTCCTGCGGGGTCTGACCGCAACCGACAAGCGCCAGCAAGGCCGCGCACAAACTCAATACCCAAACTAACTTCTTCACGTTTCCACATCCTTTCTATTCCCCGATTATAGCGATTTAACAAGCAACGTCAATTTCACGCTGTACCGCAGAACAGTCGTTCAGATATTCCGTTGGCGGCAACGACAAGGCGCATCTCCTTTTCGCTCACTTTTCCTTAATTATATTTTTATATTTCGTTTGTAAAAAAATACGGTTTATAGCGCGTATCTTGATGTTATTTCAGTCCATTTTATTATTTTTCATATACAATTGTCTGCATAATTGTTTTATTTGTTTGACGAAGCATCGGGAAAATGCTATATTGAGGACAATTCAAAAAATTCAAGGAGGTTATGACATGAAAAAATGGTATAGTTTAGCCGGTGTCGGTGTCATGGCATGTGCTCTTGTAATCGCCGGCTGCGGCAGCGACAAACAGTCAGAAAAAGCGGCCGCTCCCGCACCGTCCGTCACGATTAAGGTGGGCGCATCCCCGGTGCCGCACGCGGAAATTCTGGGCAATGTCAAAGAGGCGCTCGCGAAAGAGGGCATCAATCTTCAAGTCGTTGAATTCACCGATTACGTACAGCCGAATCTCGCGCTGAACGATAAAGAACTCGACGCGAACTTCTACCAGCACCAGCCGTACTTGGACAATTTCAACTCCGAACACAATTTGAAATTAGTTTCCGCGGGCGCGGTCCATCTCGAACCGATGGGCGTATACTCGAGTAAGTTGAAAGACTTGAGCGGTTTGCCGGAAGGCGCGAAGGTAGCGATCCCGAACGACCCGACCAACGGCGGACGCGCATTGCTTCTGCTGAAAGCGGCCGGTTTGATCGACCTGCAGAAAAACGCGGGCATCACGGCGACAGTAGCGGACATCATCGCCAATCCGAAAGGCTTGGTCATTTCGGAACTGGAAGCCGCGCAATTACCGCGCGCTATCAATGACGTCGACATTGCCGTTATCAATACGAACTATGCGATTGACGCGGGCATGAACCCGACCTCCGACGCGCTCTATCTCGAATCTAAAGATTCCCCGTACGCCAACATCGTCGTCATTCGTGACGGCGACCAACAACGTCCGGAAATCAAAAAACTGATGAAAGCGCTGCAAAGCGAGTCCACCAAGAAGTTTATCTCGGATAAATACAAAGGTGCCATTATCTCCGCTTTCTAAGCATACAAAAAGACCTGCCGCGGCAGGTCTTTTTTATTATCCGAGTGTTCCCCAGCGCGCCAGAACCGTTCTCACGGCAGCGTCGGAAATAGCGCGCCAGGACACCGGCGCGCCGGGATTTTCTTCATGCGCGGCAAGCGTCTTTTCGTAACAGCCTACATCATACCAAATGCCGGCTTTAAAGCCCGTCTGATGCATGATCCCGTACTGTCTAAATCCGCATGCCGTATGCAAACGAATACTGGCAGGATTGGGCAATGTGATCAGACTGTACGCGTTTCGGATCCCCTGTCGCGCCAGGATCTCCAATAATGCGCCCATCAGTTTAGTGCCGATCCCCCGATGCGTCACGTTTCGGGCGAGGTAAATGGATACCTCCGCATTCCAATCGTACGCGGCCCGATCCATATGGCGATGCGCATACGCATACCCGACTATTTCACCGCCATATTCCGCAACAATGTAAGGATACATGGCGGCGATCTCTTCAATTCGCTCGGCATATGCCGCTTCGCTCGGAAGTTTTATCTCAAATGTAATGGGCGTAGCGATATAGGGGGCGTAAATCGCGCGCAAGGCCGACGTATCTTTTTCATCCACCGGACGCAGCGCCAGCGTCGCCATTATTCTTTCTCCGCCAGCGCCCGCTGCAATGCTTCGCGCACAAGTTCCCACTCCGCTCGGGCGCGCGTTCGATTCCCCGCCTGATCGGCCGCGCTCGCCGCCTGCAAATGAACCACTGCCGCCGCTAAAATCGGTGTCAACCGTTTGTCTTCGGTAAAATCCTGCGGATCAATATCGCGCAGGTGCGGCTCGGCCAGAATCCGGTCAATGTACCAAAGCGCTTTCTGCAGGTCGAGGCGGTACGTTTCGGGTGATTTTTTACCGGCGCGGCTGATATACGCCAGCGCGTCACCGGCATGGTGATCCAACCTCCACGCCTCAATGGCTTCGATCGTTTCATAACGGCCGTCTGTGTAGTAAGACGGACTTTGCACAGGATCATGCGGTTTTCGTTTCATAATTTCACCTCATTACGTTGCAAAGAAAAGTTTTCTTCATTGTACATCATTATTTATTTTATACATCTACATATGCACAAATATAAAAGCCGCTCTCATCATGATGAGAGCGGCTTTTTACGATTCATATTTCTTCTGCTCAGCCGCGCGCCGGCGCAAATTTTTCCATGTACGCGCGCGCTTTCGCGAAATCGGCTTCATTCGGATGACCGGCGCTTTCCTCCACGGAGCGGCGCATCTGTTCCGGCGTGTGGTAGGAATTCGGATTGGCGTGTTTTCGCATCGCTTCGATCAGTTTCGGATCGATCGCGCCGCGAAATGCCAGCGTGTCCAAGACGCGACAGTTGTCCGCCAACAGGTCCGCCGCTTTTTGCAGGGACGTTTGCGCATGATCGGATTTTGGATCGGCGCCGAGCGTTGCAAACAATACGACTTTCACATGTCGCAACGACGCTAAATAATCCCGCGCCTGCGCATTAGGCATTCCTTTATCCACCCAAAAACCGGCGAACACTGCGTCAAATTTCGCCGGATCGACGCCTTCCCGCATTTCCGCGAGACGACTGCCCGTTGGCGCCGCTGCATAAAACGCTTCGGCCATGCGGCGAGTGTTGCCGGTGCGGCTTGAATATACAATCAGATATTTCGGCATGCTGTTTCTCCTTCTCTTGCTGCCGCGAGTCAGTTATCCGCGCAATGATCGCCCGATACAGAACTCGCGACCGTTTCGCCAATGCTCAAAACGACATCGGATTATCCGCGGCCAAATTATTTTTCGCGTCGTTATCGCTTGATTCAAAAGTCGTCGCGTCGTACGCCAAGTAATGAAACGCCCATTGCAAAAAACGCGACATCGCTTTGTACGCATATCGGCCGGCCGCCGTGTAGACGTAGATATCGCCGCGCCGCGTGACCAGTCCGCGAGCTTCCCAGGATTGCAAAATCGGCGTGAGAAAAAGTGACATCGGCAAATTCGTTTCTTCGTCCAAACGTTGCGGTATGATCACACCGCGATCCGCCGCCGATGTCAGGCGCCGCAACGCCGCGTCTTCCGTACCAACGAGACTCCCTGCCATCGGCCGATATCCTTGCGCAACCGCCGCGCGATACATGGGCGGCACAATCGGTTTCATAAAGCGGACGCGTCCCAAGCGACCGCCGCATGCCATGCCAAAAGCCACCATGTCGTGGCCGGCAAAGACCAATGTATTGTACAGGCTGCGCTCACTTTCGCGAGTACGCCAATGTGAACAGGAAATCGGCTCGGCGACCGCTTCCAACTCTTCCGTGGCGGCGCGGAACAACTCCTGCAATTTATCTTGATCCTGCGTCCAGTTATTTCTTTTATATTGCTGCCCTAAAATCGATTTCGGCAAAATTTGCAATTTGTACAAATCCAAGCCGGCAATCCCGCACTCCATCGCATCGCGCACATCTTCACGAATGCTCGCGGCCGTCTGTCCCGGAAGCCCGTAAATCAAATCAATGACAATATCCGCTCGCCCCGCCGCGACGTATTCGCTCAGGCGGCGCTTGGCGCTTTCCCGCGTATCGCGACGGCCGATACGTTGGCGCACGTCGGTCGTGAACGCCTGCACGCCGAAACTGAAACGGTTAATCCCGCTCGTGACGGCGGCGTGATATTTTTCCATATTGAAATCATCCAGGCTCGATTCGAAAGTAATTTCCGCTGTCGGAGCTATGGTAAACGCCTTGCGCAACGCCCCCATGATCGCTTGAATCTGTTCCGGCTGCAATACGCCGGGCGTGCCGCCACCGAAGAAAATCGCCGCCACATTCGCCGTGCGAGCGAATTTTGTTTGTCCAATGTAAGCGATTTCCCGCAAGAGCAGCGCCACATATTCTTCCACCTGTCGCGCCCGGTAATGCCGCTTGGGAAACGCGCAATATGTGCATTGTAGTGTGCAAAAGGGAATATGCAGGTACAATGCGATCGGTCGCGCGGACGCAGGCCGATCCAAATAGTCTTTCAATCTCGCCTGCAAGTCTTCCGAGTTCAGCCGCATCTGACTTGGCAACGCGGGTACGTCCCGCCATACGATGTCCCAAGGCGCGCGCCGCCACTGCGCTCCCGCCGCGACAAAAAGCGGTTCGTTTTGCAACGACTCCCAGCGATCCAGCCATTGCTCTTTCGTCACCGTCATTACGGGCGCTCCTTACCGGAGGTCGCATGACCGCCGACGACATCCGCCATGTACCGAACCGATTGCGGATACGCAACGCCGGGATTGCTCGTGAAAAGTTCCTGCGGCAGCTGATACACGCGACCGTTTCGCACCGCCCGCAACGTCGCCCACGCCGGTTGATCCAAAAGCGCCTTGTCAAAAATACCGTTCAGTTCCCCGTGTCGAGCCATTGTGCGCAACAAAATCACATCGGGATCCGCCGCCGCCAAGGCCTCCAAACTGAACGGCGCCAAACGCGCGGATTCCGTTTGACTGCGGCCGGCAAATACATCCGTGAAACCGAGCCGACGCGCGACGTCGGAAGCGATACTTGTTTCATAATCCAGCGTCACCGCCTGCGATGTGCCGAATAAAATTGCTACCCGCACGGGTTCGCGCGGCGCCTTGGCGATTTCCTGCTGCATTCTCCGCGCCAGTTCCTGTTGCACTGCGGCGGCTCGTTCATTATTCCCGCTCACCGCTCCGCACAAACGAATCGCCTCGCACACATCATCATAATTTGTCAAATTCAGCAAATATACCGGAATATGATTCGCCTCCAGCACCTGCGCCAATTTACCGTGCAGTTTGCCGTATCCGATCACCAGATCCGGATTCGCCGCGACAATTGCCTCCGCATTCGGATGCGCCAAATGGCCGACTTTCGGTTTATCTTTCGCCCGCTCCGTAACGCGATCATTACCGGTTTCCGCCCAGGCGACGTAATCGCCGCCTACCGCCTCCATAATTCCCAGCATTGACGGCGACAACAATACAATCCGCTCCGGCTTTTTAGTCAACGTAACCGTTTGTCCGCGCACGTCCGTTCCTTGGAAAAACACATGCTCTTGCGTTTTTTTTGTTGCCGTATCCTGCCCGCAACCGACGAGCAACGCCGCCGCGAGAACAAACAGCAGCCAGCCTTGCCACCAATGTCTATGCACGCAATCATCCCTTCCATGGTATGTATGCCCATTAAAAATTCTCTTGCAGCGTGTCCCACCCTATGTGAAAAAAGGAGGAGAATATTCTCCTCTTTTTCTTGCACAGTTAAAACTGATATTCCAAACCGAGCGCCCACTCGCGACCATACAAGCCAAGATTTTTATCGTACTTGTCGCCAATGTTTTCGATCTTGCCCCACAAACGCAGATCCGGATTGAATTGACGGGTAACGGTCAGATTCCAAAGTTGATAACTTTTCTTTTCTGTCGCCGCCTGTTTCGGGGCCGGCTCCACTAAGTAGTTGTGTTCATATTGCAACGACAACGCCGCGGACCAACCTGTATCCTGATGGTCATCGTAGCGCAGCTGCCAAGCTTGTGAAAGTTCGGAACGACGCGGTAAATCTTTATTGGCCGTCGTATCTTTCGCATCCAGCCAGGTGGAAACCACTTGCGCGGAAAGGGTATCGTTGAAGCGATAGCCGAGAGTATTTTCGACGCCTTTAATACGGGCTTTTTTCACATTGTTAAAGCGGTAGAGTTTATGTCCGTTTTGATCCGCACCCACATTCAAGCTGTCGATCAGGTCATCCACTTTGTTGTCGAAGTAGGTCAGCGAACCGTAGCCGCGATCCCATTCGCCTTCGACTCCCAAGTCCCAGCCGGTCGATGTTTCCGGCTTGAGATTCGGATTGCCCACGACATGCACCCAGGACGGTCCCATCTTACGATCCAAATCATAGAAGAGCTGCATGAGCGACGGCGCGCGGAAACCTTTGCCGTAATTCGCTTTGATGCGGAAATTATCACGCGCGTTGTACGTCACGCCGAGTTTCGGTGAAACGTGACCGCCGAAGTATTCATTGTGATCGTAACGCAACGCCGGCACGATAAACCATTTGTCGGCGCGAATTTCATCCTGCACATACGCCGCGTACGTGGTCAAGGAGCGCTCCGACACCACTTTATCCGTACCGTTTTGGGAAACATTGTGCTGCTTCTCACCGGCGACACCTAAATTCGTGCCTTTGACGTTAGCCGAAGTATACGTCACGCCGTAAGTAAGTCGCTGATTATCGGTAAGCTGCGTGGAGTTTCTGCCCTCCAGCGTCCATTCGCGATTCGTATTGTCGTTGAAGTCGTATGCATTTTGCTTGCGTACTACAGCATCATACGCTCGTTTTTCCATTTGACTCGGTCCCGGCACCGTTTTAATGACATGAGGGTCGGTTTCGTCTTCCCAGTCAAAACGGCTCATGTACGCGCTGATTTCCCAATCGTTGGCCGCCGTAGTGCGCTGCCAACGCAAACCATACGTTTGCTGTTCCGACTTTGTGTCTTTTCCGCCCGTGATCTGCGCCATGCCGGTTAAAGGTATTCTCCCCATCATAACCCGCAGAGGTCTCAACTCGGTATGCTGCGCGTCACTGGATAATTTCTCATGATAATAATCCGCTGTAAAGGTCAACTTATTCGCATCGGCAAAATAGTAGTCAAGAGCGAGGTTATACGTCTGATCATTGCCGAAATACTCCGACCACTGTTCACCATCGATCGTGTCTCGATCGGTATGACGGAGACGCACCCCTACGGTAGCGGCCAGTTTCCCTTGCCGTCCGGTATCGTAATGAACCCACTGCGTATGGCCCGTGGATGCGTATTCACCGCCGATGGCGCCGCTTGGCGCGGTCGATTTTTTCGTGATGATATTAATCACGCCGCCCATCGCATCCGATCCGTACAGCGCGCTCGACGGTCCGCGGAGTACTTCAATTCGTTCCACTTGTTGCAAATTGATTCGCTCCATAGCACGCGCAGTGCCTAAGCCGGCGCTCGAGGACTCGTTCGCCAGTTTGCGGCCATCGACTAAAATCAACGATTTGTTCGTGTCCATGCCGCGAATCATTACATCATGACCGCCACGATCGATCTTTGTCTGCATGATATTAGTATAGTACGAAAGCGCTTCGCGAATATTCGACGCACCGCTTTGCCGGATCTTCTCGCCATCGATAACCTGCGTCGCCGCCGGCACTTCTTTCGTCGCATTTTGCGTGCGTGTAGCCGTGACAACGATATCTCCGATGTCATATACCGGTGCATCTGCCGCCATGGCAGTCATACATCCCAAACAACACGCTGCCAAAAGCGCAGCCTGTCGACGTGCCAATTTGTTCATTGTTTCCCTCCGTCAATGAATGTAAAAATATTTTTGAATCCTTTTATCATTATATACTGTTTTTCATCAAAGTAAATATGTTTCTATAACTCTAATTTTATTTTTTGTGTATATTTTTTTGTGGCATAGATCATTGTAATTAAGCGTATAAATCAATATATATATCTATTTCATTAAAGTATTTTTTCGCACAAATGTAAACTATATCATTTTTTTGAAATCCTATTTAATATCATCGAATATCATCTGAAAATTTTTGTACTATGAATTTTATCCATACTAAAATATAAAAACTTCCCGCAAAACTCTCGGAAAGTTGTTTTTTATCCGGAACCGGCAATCGGACTTGAACCTACGTGTGCATTACGAATGCGCCGCTCTAAAATGAAATAAAAACTCCCCGCAAAATCTAGGGGAGTGCTCTTTTCATCTGAAGCCGGCAATAGGACTTGAACCTACGTGTGCATTGCGTCGCGCCACTCTAAAATAAAAAGCTCTCCACAATAGAGGAGAGTTTGGTTTAATGTGGAGCCGGCAATACGACTTGATCCTACGTGTGCATTGCGTCGTGTCGTTCTAAAGTGAAATAAAAAAACTCTCCGAAATATCTCGAAGAGTTATGTTTTATCTGGAGCCGGCAATACGACTTGAACCTTCGTGTGCATTGCGTCGTGTCGCTCTAAAGTAAAATAAAAGCTCCCCACAAAAAGCAGGGAGTTTAATGTCATATGGAGCCGGCAATAGGATTTGAACCTACGACCTACGCATTACGAATGCGCCGCTCTACCAACTGAGCTATGCCGGCATCGACTTGATTAGTATAGACGATACCCGCCGCTTTTGTCAATAGATGACAAGTATTTGATCAATGGTATTTTTATTTATTGTTATACCGGTTCCTGCACGCTTTTGCGACGATACATTTTACTGTATACATAATTCATGCGCATTACAGTTGCAACCTGCGTTTGATAATGATACAATGATGGCAATTAAAAAATTGGCAACGAAAACTTAACATTTCGTACCTTGGGGTATCGAGTCGGCAATGGCGTCGGCGTGCTCAGTGAGCCGCTGTACGCAGCTCGGAGCGTAAGCTCCTTTTTTTATTGCCGAACCCCCACAAACCAAGAAAGGATGATTAAAATGAAGTTTTCCAAAATGACGACATTGATGATGGCCGCCGGTCTTTCCGCGGTGGTCGCATTAGCCGGTTGCGGCGGTTCGGGCGGTGCCAAACAGCAATATTTGAATATCGGCACGGGCGGCACGGCAGGTACTTACTACCCGCTGGGCGGTGCGATGGCGGAGTTATTCAATAAAAATATCGCCAATGTCAATGCGTCCGCGCAAAGCACCGGGGCCTCTGTCGCCAACGTCAATATGCTCAAAGACGGCTCGCTGGATTTGGCGCTGATCCAAAACGAT
This genomic stretch from Negativicoccus succinicivorans harbors:
- the rpoB gene encoding DNA-directed RNA polymerase subunit beta, which encodes MFKPVNMGTRKRYTYAKINEVLQMPHLLDLQRNSYLWFQEEGLREIFEDISPIESNERGNNQDGKLKLYFDDYKFGEPKYDIAECKERDATFAAPLRVKVRLENAETGELAETEVFMGDFPVMTDTGTFVINGAERVIVSQLVRSPGVYYSGTIDQMGKSLFSSTVIPNRGAWIELESDANDIVHVRIDRNRKLPATVLVRALGFETNDEIMDLFGDDPRIAETLKKDPTRSQEEALIEIYKKLRPGEPPSIDSATSMFNNLFFDPRRYDLAHIGRYKLGKKLGWQGRLFGQTLARPLVHPHTGKVVLPEGTVIGNKELEQIAASEMFSDAGSDWARQLEGKTLVDTLVDINTGEVLLEEGTKVGKKELKAIKDSGMFKCMPANDIEAIIEGVLPARRVEKTLAQKRIPGLQEIYVLKGEGENRQEVKIVCNNVNLPDTLRTVEPADMIANISYLLNLMEGIGHVDDIDHLGNRRLRCVGELLQNQFRIGLTRMERVVKERMATQDIDNLTPQMLINIRPVTAALKEFFGSSQLSQFMDQTNPLAELTHKRRLSALGPGGLSRERAGFEVRDVHHSHYGRMCPIETPEGPNIGLISSLANFAKVNKYGLIETPYRVVKHDGDDVTVTSEVRYVTADAEENLVVAQANEPLDENNHFEHAHVASRLQSDVIEVAPQRVDLMDVSPKQVVSVGTALIPFLENDDANRALMGANMQRQAVPLLRTQAPLVGTGMEYTAARDSGVCVLAKRAGTVERVTGKEIIVKTDDGKLDRYDLIKFMRSNQSTCINQIPLVYKGDRVDAGDALADGMATDGGELALGYNVLVAFMPWEGYNYEDAILLSEELCKEDIYTSIHIEEYECDARDTKLGAEEITRQLPNVSEDSLKYLDEEGIISIGAEVRPGDVLVGKVTPKGETEQTPEERLLRAIFGDKEREVRDTSLRVPHGESGKIVDVRVFTRENGDELQPGVNKLVRVYIAQKRKIHEGDKMAGRHGNKGVVSRVMRQEDMPFMPDGTPIQIVLNPLGVPSRMNIGQVLETHLGRAAQALGMEIRNNDPDLPRRLKEYGYDVDKYGMPEPDVAGIHIATPVFDGASEVDVFSTLKLANLPEDGKTELFDGRTGEKMDNRVTVGYKYMLKLHHLVDDKIHARSTGPYSLVTQQPLGGKAQFGGQRFGEMEVWALEAYGAAYTLQEILTVKSDDVIGRVKAYEKIVKGENIPEPGVPESFKVLLKELQSIGLDVRILNENGEEVVIRELEEEDLPQAEENELREVMEADAGGQSRVSAETEDADNAPEENEMSVEETAQQADTANIAAAEPFFTDTDSNDAE
- a CDS encoding metal ABC transporter solute-binding protein, Zn/Mn family: MKKLVWVLSLCAALLALVGCGQTPQENQGKLQVVTTVYPVYDVVKKVAGDHADVTLLVPPGAEPHDWEPTASDLKKIGQAKVFFYNGAGLEPTDQILKKEITRDAMVVELSHGLDLLKAEDHDDDDHDHDHDADHHDKDHHDEDHHDEDHHAEGHHHHHHHGGVDPHVWLDPQNVMKEAAAVADALAKADPAHADAYRANAKKYQDELAALDKDMNAALSSLANKNLVVSHEAFGYLAARYGLTQVGIMGVDADAEPTPDRMAQLVEFIREHDVRTIYSEELVNPRLAEAIATETGAVVRVLNPIEGLTVAQEKAGYDYIKLQRENLATLTAGQ
- a CDS encoding MetQ/NlpA family ABC transporter substrate-binding protein encodes the protein MKKWYSLAGVGVMACALVIAGCGSDKQSEKAAAPAPSVTIKVGASPVPHAEILGNVKEALAKEGINLQVVEFTDYVQPNLALNDKELDANFYQHQPYLDNFNSEHNLKLVSAGAVHLEPMGVYSSKLKDLSGLPEGAKVAIPNDPTNGGRALLLLKAAGLIDLQKNAGITATVADIIANPKGLVISELEAAQLPRAINDVDIAVINTNYAIDAGMNPTSDALYLESKDSPYANIVVIRDGDQQRPEIKKLMKALQSESTKKFISDKYKGAIISAF
- a CDS encoding GNAT family N-acetyltransferase; the protein is MATLALRPVDEKDTSALRAIYAPYIATPITFEIKLPSEAAYAERIEEIAAMYPYIVAEYGGEIVGYAYAHRHMDRAAYDWNAEVSIYLARNVTHRGIGTKLMGALLEILARQGIRNAYSLITLPNPASIRLHTACGFRQYGIMHQTGFKAGIWYDVGCYEKTLAAHEENPGAPVSWRAISDAAVRTVLARWGTLG
- a CDS encoding DUF3310 domain-containing protein: MKRKPHDPVQSPSYYTDGRYETIEAIEAWRLDHHAGDALAYISRAGKKSPETYRLDLQKALWYIDRILAEPHLRDIDPQDFTEDKRLTPILAAAVVHLQAASAADQAGNRTRARAEWELVREALQRALAEKE
- a CDS encoding flavodoxin family protein translates to MPKYLIVYSSRTGNTRRMAEAFYAAAPTGSRLAEMREGVDPAKFDAVFAGFWVDKGMPNAQARDYLASLRHVKVVLFATLGADPKSDHAQTSLQKAADLLADNCRVLDTLAFRGAIDPKLIEAMRKHANPNSYHTPEQMRRSVEESAGHPNEADFAKARAYMEKFAPARG
- a CDS encoding radical SAM protein, yielding MTVTKEQWLDRWESLQNEPLFVAAGAQWRRAPWDIVWRDVPALPSQMRLNSEDLQARLKDYLDRPASARPIALYLHIPFCTLQCTYCAFPKRHYRARQVEEYVALLLREIAYIGQTKFARTANVAAIFFGGGTPGVLQPEQIQAIMGALRKAFTIAPTAEITFESSLDDFNMEKYHAAVTSGINRFSFGVQAFTTDVRQRIGRRDTRESAKRRLSEYVAAGRADIVIDLIYGLPGQTAASIREDVRDAMECGIAGLDLYKLQILPKSILGQQYKRNNWTQDQDKLQELFRAATEELEAVAEPISCSHWRTRESERSLYNTLVFAGHDMVAFGMACGGRLGRVRFMKPIVPPMYRAAVAQGYRPMAGSLVGTEDAALRRLTSAADRGVIIPQRLDEETNLPMSLFLTPILQSWEARGLVTRRGDIYVYTAAGRYAYKAMSRFLQWAFHYLAYDATTFESSDNDAKNNLAADNPMSF